One genomic region from Salvelinus fontinalis isolate EN_2023a chromosome 18, ASM2944872v1, whole genome shotgun sequence encodes:
- the LOC129815621 gene encoding rac GTPase-activating protein 1-like, producing MLPLIAAGNFRRGTLFMKGPKSDMESTVLNLLNHFQNLCACSNILNEGLEPQFIQMALNFEDCRRKWLQWEEELGACKEVLTKTETERGALEIKLKHARNQVDVEIRRRQRAEAEYEKLERQIQLIRDMLVAESSSSSLHLSEEQRSALAFLNAHSQAAQAAKNNLNTSHRLTTIDESASLLSDISYDKTDDSLDWDSSVMRTVRLRKLQKRRSSRTLAEPPQQVVKKPRSTGRTSERVNESIVTKTTITVPVNGGPVEAVSTMETVPGYWIGSRKRTAAQGWDTTSIDQSETANEALSTPCSKALPPTKTPRAKVGARKHEFLAKTVIRSEFCVPCGRKTKFGKLYLRCQDCRLVAHPECRDRCTLPCNPISTGSTPIRTREPSTLADYAPSSSPMIPALVVHCVKEIEHRGLHEMGLYRVSGEGRTVKELKKSFLRGRTVPALAKVEDIHCVTGLLKDFLRNLPEPLLTFRLNRDFMEAAEIPDNGNSLSMIYQTISELPHPNRDTLAYLSIHLQRVAQCVLDTKMDITNLARVFGPTLVGHAVPDPDPMTILHDTNRQPRVMECLLDLPYEYWSQFTVEQHTHPDDVVKDDANCYNTPDHKVSMLGPVTTPEHQMTKTPSSSSLSQRMKQTFSSTTIFGSKSKASTSSSCQEGFFASPQLK from the exons ATGTTGCCTTTGATAGCAGCTGGAAACTTCCGCCGTGGGACACTGTTCATGAAAGGACCAAAGTCC GACATGGAATCGACAGTGCTGAACCTGCTCAACCATTTCCAGAATCTTTGTGCATGCTCCAATATTCTCAATGAGGGCCTCGAACCAC AGTTCATCCAAATGGCTCTGAACTTCGAGGACTGCAGGAGGAAGTGGCTGCAGTGGGAGGAGGAACTGGGAGCCTGCAAGGAGGTGCTGACCAAAACAGAGACTGAGAGGGGGGCTCTGGAGATAAAGCTAAAGCACGCCCGCAACCAGGTGGACGTGGAGATCAGACGGCGCCAGCGGGCAGAGGCAGAATACGAGAAACTG GAGCGTCAGATCCAGCTGATCCGGGATATGCTGGTGGCAGAGAGCTCCAGCAGCAGCCTCCACCTGAGTGAGGAGCAGCGCTCTGCCCTGGCCTTCCTGAACGCCCACTCCCAGGCCGCGCAGGCTGCCAAGAACAACCTCAACACCAGCCACAG GTTAACCACCATAGATGAATCTGCTTCCTTGTTGTCAGACATTAGCTATGACAAAACAGATGATTCTCTG GATTGGGACTCTTCTGTGATGAGGACAGTGCGACTGAGAAAACTGCAGAAAAGG CGTTCCTCCAGAACCCTTGCTGAGCCTCCCCAGCAGGTGGTGAAGAAACCCCGCTCCACTGGCCGCACTTCCGAGAGG GTGAACGAGTCCATAGTGACCAAGACCACCATCACAGTGCCCGTCAACGGAGGCCCGGTAGAGGCCGTGTCCACCATGGAGACAGTGCCTGGCTACTGGATAGGCAGCAGGAAGAGGACCG CTGCTCAGGGCTGGGACACTACTTCTATtgaccaatcagagacagctaaCGAGGCTCTCAGCACTCCATGCAGTAAGGCTCTGCCCCCAACCAAAACACCCAGAGCCAAAGTGGGGGCCCGAAAGCACGAGTTCCTTGCCAAAACG GTGATCAGGTCAGAGTTCTGCGTGCCGTGTGGAAGGAAGACCAAGTTTGGGAAGCTCTACCTGAGGTGCCAGGACTGCAGGCTGGTGGCTCACCCAGAGTGCCGGGACCGCTGCACCCTGCCATGTAACCCTATCTCTACAGGCAGCACCCCCATCAGGACCAGAGAG CCAAGCACCCTTGCAGACTacgctccctcctcctctcccatgaTCCCTGCCCTGGTGGTCCACTGTGTCAAGGAGATTGAGCACAGGGGTTTACACGAG aTGGGTCTGTACCGTGTGTCGGGCGAGGGGCGCACTGTGAAGGAGCTGAAGAAGAGCTTCCTGCGGGGGAGGACAGTGCCTGCCCTGGCCAAGGTGGAGGATATCCACTGTGTCACGGGCCTCCTCAAGGACTTCCTGAGAAACCTCCCGGAGCCCCTCCTCACCTTCCGCCTCAACCGTGACTTCATGGAGGCTGCAG AAATCCCGGACAATGGCAATAGCCTGTCAATGATCTACCAGACCATCAGTGAGCTGCCCCATCCTAACAGAGACACTCTGGCCTATCTGTCCATCCACCTGCAGAG GGTGGCCCAGTGTGTACTAGACACCAAGATGGACATCACCAATCTGGCAAGAGTGTTTGGACCCACCCTGGTGGGTCATGCCGTCCCAGACCCAGACCCCATGACCATCCTGCACGACACAAACAGACAACCACGG GTGATGGAGTGCTTGTTGGACCTTCCTTATGAGTACTGGAGCCAGTTCACAGTGGAGCAGCACACCCATCCAGACGATGTGGTCAAAGACGATGCTAACTGCTACAACACTCCAGACCACAAAG TGAGCATGCTGGGACCAGTGACCACTCCAGAACATCAGATGACTAAAAcaccctcctccagctccctgtcCCAGCGCATGAAACAGACTTTCTCCAGCACCACCAT ATTTGGAAGCAAGAGCAAGGCATCCACTAGCTCAAGTTGCCAAGAAGGCTTCTTTGCCTCCCCTCAGCTGAAGTAA